The Metabacillus sediminilitoris genome window below encodes:
- a CDS encoding carbohydrate ABC transporter permease, translating to MNDLPLRKTELSKRIPVNAAKLKRKLWLIFVIVLTCLLALLFLGPYVYLLLTSLKPSAEAVSTPPTLWPSTFSFENYRNMFDYLPVGKYFINSLVTAGASTIISVLVGALAAYGISRFTSVTGNYFLLFTLVIRMVPMISIAIPMYMIIKDMGLLDTQLALILVYTSVNVPFAIWLMIGFLDSVPKEFDEAARIDGCSWLGAFIRVILPVSLPGLATTAIFTFMLAWNDFLFSLLMTSTQAKTATVGISEFLTAYNLDLGPMTAAAVSFSLPVMIFSLFVQRYIVSGMTLGAVKE from the coding sequence ATGAATGATTTACCTTTGCGTAAAACGGAATTATCGAAGCGGATACCTGTGAATGCTGCAAAATTAAAACGAAAGCTATGGCTTATATTTGTTATTGTATTAACCTGTTTACTCGCTTTGTTGTTTCTTGGGCCATATGTTTATCTGCTTTTAACTTCTTTAAAACCTTCAGCAGAGGCGGTTAGTACTCCACCAACATTGTGGCCGTCTACATTTTCTTTTGAAAATTACCGTAATATGTTTGATTACTTACCGGTCGGAAAATATTTCATAAATAGCTTGGTAACAGCTGGTGCAAGTACGATTATTAGTGTCTTAGTAGGAGCATTGGCCGCTTATGGGATTTCTAGATTTACATCTGTTACAGGAAATTACTTTTTATTGTTTACTTTGGTCATCCGAATGGTTCCAATGATCAGCATTGCCATTCCAATGTATATGATTATTAAGGATATGGGTCTACTTGATACTCAATTGGCATTAATCTTGGTTTATACGAGTGTGAATGTCCCATTTGCTATTTGGCTAATGATCGGATTTTTAGATTCTGTTCCAAAAGAGTTCGATGAAGCAGCCCGTATCGATGGATGCAGTTGGCTTGGGGCATTTATCAGAGTGATTCTTCCTGTCTCGCTTCCAGGTCTGGCAACAACCGCAATTTTCACATTTATGCTAGCTTGGAATGATTTCTTATTTTCACTTTTGATGACGAGTACGCAAGCTAAAACAGCTACAGTCGGAATATCAGAATTTTTAACGGCTTATAATCTTGATTTAGGACCTATGACAGCAGCGGCTGTTTCATTTAGTCTCCCGGTTATGATTTTTTCCTTATTCGTCCAGCGTTATATTGTGAGTGGAATGACTTTAGGTGCAGTTAAGGAGTAA
- a CDS encoding aldo/keto reductase, translating to MNAITVPGLSKPITTLIQGSDYFRPSIYEKVCNVLDRYFAIGGNTIDTAHVYCGGESELAIGQWMKDRNNREDIVILTKGAHHDKNGPRVNPEEISKDLFESLERLGTDYIDLYALHRDDPNVPVSVLIDALNEHIAAGRIKAIGGSNWTVQRLQEANEYAASNGLVGFTFSSPNLSLAKAKEPFWAGCVSADAADCEWHEKYQLPILSWSSQARGFFTGRFTPEDHSNEDLVRVFYSDDNWERLRRAEQLAKEKGVSTIQIALAYVLNQPFPACALIGAQNEVELISCYEGSNIVLTREEISWLEHVESSVR from the coding sequence ATGAATGCGATTACAGTTCCAGGTTTATCAAAACCAATAACGACTCTTATTCAAGGCTCTGATTATTTTAGGCCTAGTATTTATGAAAAAGTTTGCAATGTGCTGGACCGTTATTTTGCAATAGGCGGGAATACGATTGACACAGCCCATGTTTACTGTGGCGGGGAGAGTGAACTGGCTATTGGCCAATGGATGAAAGACCGAAACAATCGTGAAGATATTGTCATATTGACGAAAGGGGCTCACCACGACAAGAATGGCCCTCGGGTAAATCCTGAAGAAATTTCAAAGGATCTTTTTGAGAGCTTAGAAAGACTCGGAACAGATTATATCGATTTATATGCATTGCATCGTGATGACCCGAATGTCCCGGTTAGCGTCCTTATCGATGCCTTAAATGAACATATTGCCGCTGGAAGAATTAAGGCGATTGGCGGGTCGAATTGGACGGTTCAACGGTTGCAGGAAGCGAATGAATATGCGGCTTCTAATGGGTTAGTCGGGTTTACTTTTAGTAGTCCAAATTTAAGTTTAGCCAAAGCGAAAGAACCATTTTGGGCAGGCTGTGTATCAGCTGATGCCGCTGATTGTGAGTGGCATGAAAAATATCAGCTCCCAATTTTATCGTGGTCATCCCAAGCAAGAGGTTTCTTTACAGGTCGCTTCACGCCGGAAGATCATAGCAATGAAGATCTTGTACGCGTTTTCTACAGTGATGACAACTGGGAACGTCTGCGTCGCGCTGAACAATTGGCAAAAGAAAAGGGTGTCAGCACCATTCAAATTGCTCTTGCCTATGTGCTCAATCAACCATTTCCGGCATGTGCCCTTATCGGTGCTCAAAATGAAGTTGAGTTGATTTCTTGTTATGAAGGCTCCAACATTGTTTTAACCCGAGAAGAGATAAGTTGGTTAGAACACGTTGAAAGTAGTGTGAGATAA
- a CDS encoding response regulator transcription factor — protein sequence MYKLLIVDDEKIVIEGLKYAINWKDYHIEIVGTASNGKEALQKMIDTKPDIVLQDIRIPEINGLDLIKETKTLGLETVFIMISGYSEFEYAKRAIELEALDYLVKPIEVDEIIASVEKAICKIKKRNEEKRIDKTIKQYEDAMEEKQVLEYMLGNRNVQPEKIKDLKQFSCVVLEVRNMKLAEHDMEEKMNTLSLDIKKRLTERGIKCFPYNMNQSLTILVSFSQIYNISSFLDDLFHLVPIEMQSNVSAGISLTYSNLLKVNQAYKEAKESVKIGIYSDQRITYYGELENMNNTIGSPIITKIDQYFTSSHLDDVFEIDHLIDYIIDYSKQNRLPPQKSTYLCFKLANNLLEYVENECELDHLMGDRYEVYEQLNAQNSLDEISHWLRSLVIKIKNHIEDHKVSYNEKLILDMKNYLNTNYRETVVLEDLGKFFYKNPAYLCSLFSKSVGKTIFEYITLTRMNNAKKLLRTSTCKVADVAAQVGYENQKYFYQVFKKNVGITPSQYRSKHLVK from the coding sequence ATGTATAAACTTTTAATCGTTGATGATGAAAAGATTGTCATTGAGGGCTTAAAATATGCAATTAATTGGAAGGATTATCATATAGAAATCGTTGGAACTGCCTCGAATGGAAAAGAAGCCCTTCAAAAAATGATTGATACGAAACCTGATATTGTCTTACAAGATATTAGAATTCCCGAAATAAATGGCTTGGATTTAATCAAAGAAACGAAAACCCTTGGGCTCGAAACAGTCTTTATTATGATTAGTGGTTATTCTGAATTTGAATATGCGAAAAGGGCTATTGAACTTGAAGCTCTCGACTATTTAGTCAAACCAATTGAAGTGGATGAAATCATTGCTTCGGTTGAAAAAGCGATTTGTAAAATAAAAAAACGAAACGAAGAAAAGCGAATAGATAAGACGATAAAGCAATATGAAGATGCAATGGAAGAGAAACAGGTCCTTGAATATATGTTAGGTAATCGAAACGTTCAACCTGAAAAAATAAAAGATCTAAAACAGTTTAGCTGTGTTGTGCTGGAAGTAAGAAATATGAAATTGGCAGAACATGATATGGAAGAGAAAATGAATACTCTTAGTTTAGACATTAAAAAAAGATTAACAGAGAGAGGAATAAAGTGTTTTCCTTATAACATGAATCAATCTTTAACAATATTGGTTTCTTTCTCACAAATTTACAACATATCATCCTTTCTTGATGACCTATTTCATCTTGTTCCTATTGAGATGCAATCGAATGTATCAGCTGGAATTAGTCTTACATATTCCAATCTATTAAAAGTGAATCAAGCATATAAAGAGGCAAAGGAATCTGTCAAGATTGGCATTTATTCAGATCAACGGATCACTTATTATGGTGAATTAGAAAATATGAACAATACAATTGGTTCTCCTATTATCACAAAAATCGACCAATACTTCACCTCAAGTCATTTAGATGATGTTTTCGAAATAGATCACTTGATTGATTACATCATCGATTATTCAAAGCAGAATCGACTTCCACCCCAAAAATCAACCTATTTATGCTTTAAGTTGGCTAACAATTTACTTGAATATGTGGAGAATGAATGTGAACTAGATCATTTGATGGGAGATCGCTATGAGGTGTATGAACAATTAAACGCTCAGAACTCTTTGGATGAGATCAGTCATTGGTTAAGGAGTTTAGTTATTAAGATCAAAAATCATATAGAAGATCATAAAGTTTCTTACAATGAAAAACTAATCCTGGATATGAAAAATTACCTAAATACTAACTATAGAGAAACAGTCGTTTTAGAAGATTTAGGCAAGTTTTTTTATAAAAATCCAGCCTATCTTTGCAGCTTATTTTCAAAGTCAGTTGGGAAAACGATTTTTGAATATATTACATTAACAAGAATGAACAACGCAAAAAAATTGTTAAGGACCTCTACTTGTAAAGTGGCAGACGTTGCTGCACAAGTGGGCTATGAAAACCAAAAGTATTTTTATCAAGTGTTCAAAAAAAATGTCGGAATCACTCCTAGTCAATATCGGTCAAAGCATCTTGTAAAATAA
- a CDS encoding sensor histidine kinase, whose translation MFKLLSTTDSPIKQKIILLALFSTLIPLLVIGPFTFILFNKAVENKVSATITNLLTIADWNIDTLITDIEDISNGIFLSNDIRGFLSNHKVGPSLFRSETASRNTLNNINVVNRPFIHSIYIGNENHGLLKINRGESLAKGNEYQLIKDSSFYHQLMNSSWKGKWFNGHNMRLVTADKQPLIFGRMIRNLDTMNSIGILLISIDSQIFESMFNDVKTKGNILVLDGNHILYSRIDTQVSPLQVTNMIDGSENKGTVIKEIDGTKNIVNYHINEKTGWKVVSIIPYASAVREVNEIRTITITLLIFGLILSIIFAFTLSRKITKQLGLLRLVTEKMEKREVISGIEFNKEDEIGKIGNRFVEIYNRNIDLQLKLYESKIKEKEAELLALQSHINPHFLYNTLNTIYWMALKLHAKPIAKIAISLSKIFKLTLNEGSHITTVKNELDQVESYLEIQNIRFDHKISYSLEVDPAIFETRIIKLLLQPIIENAVYHGLEQLGKGRIIIKGSKQDHCLLFEISDNGKGFDSQNYHTNKMGYALKNINERLKLHYGDGFGLEINSEIGKGTTVFLKVGLEDEGKNIG comes from the coding sequence ATGTTTAAATTACTCAGCACAACAGATTCTCCTATTAAACAAAAAATTATCCTACTTGCTTTATTCTCAACATTAATACCATTGCTTGTTATTGGTCCTTTTACTTTTATCCTTTTTAATAAAGCGGTTGAAAACAAAGTATCTGCAACGATCACAAACTTATTAACGATTGCGGATTGGAATATTGATACATTAATAACGGATATTGAGGATATTTCCAATGGCATTTTTTTATCAAATGATATCCGCGGATTTTTGTCTAATCACAAAGTTGGACCAAGTCTTTTTAGAAGTGAAACAGCATCTCGGAATACGTTAAATAATATAAACGTTGTGAATAGGCCTTTTATTCATTCCATTTATATAGGAAATGAAAATCATGGACTATTAAAGATTAATAGAGGTGAAAGCCTTGCTAAAGGTAACGAATATCAGCTTATAAAAGATTCAAGCTTTTATCATCAGTTAATGAATAGCTCTTGGAAGGGAAAATGGTTTAATGGCCATAATATGAGACTTGTCACGGCAGATAAACAACCTCTAATTTTTGGAAGAATGATAAGAAATCTCGACACAATGAATTCAATTGGCATTTTATTAATTAGCATTGATTCACAAATCTTTGAAAGTATGTTTAACGACGTAAAAACAAAGGGGAATATCCTCGTTCTGGACGGAAATCACATCTTATATTCACGAATTGATACTCAAGTCTCCCCCTTGCAAGTGACGAATATGATAGATGGATCAGAAAATAAAGGGACAGTCATCAAAGAAATAGATGGTACAAAGAATATCGTAAACTACCATATAAATGAGAAAACGGGATGGAAAGTTGTTAGTATCATTCCATATGCAAGTGCTGTAAGAGAAGTAAATGAAATACGCACCATAACCATTACCTTATTGATTTTTGGGTTAATTCTCTCCATCATTTTTGCTTTTACACTATCCAGAAAAATCACAAAACAGCTTGGCTTATTGCGTTTGGTTACAGAAAAAATGGAAAAAAGAGAAGTCATTTCAGGTATTGAATTTAACAAAGAAGATGAGATAGGAAAAATAGGAAATCGTTTTGTTGAGATTTACAATCGTAATATTGATTTACAGTTAAAACTATATGAATCTAAGATAAAGGAAAAAGAAGCAGAACTTTTGGCATTACAAAGCCATATTAATCCTCATTTTTTATATAATACGCTAAACACAATTTATTGGATGGCTTTAAAGTTACATGCAAAACCGATAGCAAAGATTGCGATCAGCTTATCGAAAATTTTTAAATTAACGTTAAATGAAGGCAGCCATATAACAACCGTTAAAAATGAATTGGATCAAGTTGAAAGCTATCTGGAAATTCAAAACATTCGATTCGATCACAAAATTAGCTATAGCTTAGAAGTTGATCCTGCCATATTTGAAACAAGAATCATTAAGCTCCTGCTGCAGCCAATTATTGAAAATGCTGTCTACCATGGTTTAGAACAATTAGGCAAAGGCAGGATTATAATAAAAGGTTCTAAACAGGATCATTGTTTACTATTTGAAATCAGTGATAACGGTAAGGGCTTTGATTCCCAAAACTATCATACAAACAAGATGGGTTACGCCTTAAAGAATATAAACGAAAGGTTAAAGCTTCATTATGGTGATGGTTTTGGATTAGAAATTAATAGTGAAATTGGTAAGGGTACAACAGTCTTTCTTAAGGTAGGTCTAGAGGATGAAGGAAAAAACATAGGGTAG
- a CDS encoding AraC family transcriptional regulator has protein sequence MQRQYLLPTLHDHEYMVLPESIGWYWDEPKHLVDRTVGTLNNFSIHFVVSGSGFVEIDGKQFSLKRGDAFLYFPIQEQRYYSSHDDPWNIRWVHFYGSVLHPFLSKKGFHRHSLWNVQHIQPLEEAHEQLLLEAEKNSFLHLSRLSTLTYTFLMEFITNVMPRTSDRKQELDDRIQSLLPLMQSKACEPFELDFWAEQAGVSTYYFCRLFKRATQMTPMAFITLCRLQMSKQWLLDNKEMTIKEIALKAGYPSISYFNKRFLEHEGMTPTDYRQLYPFKTQK, from the coding sequence ATGCAAAGACAATATTTATTACCAACACTCCATGATCATGAATATATGGTTCTTCCCGAATCAATCGGATGGTATTGGGATGAGCCCAAACATCTGGTAGACCGGACAGTGGGAACGCTTAATAACTTTAGTATCCACTTCGTTGTTTCTGGATCTGGTTTTGTAGAAATTGACGGAAAACAATTTTCCTTAAAGCGCGGGGATGCTTTTTTGTATTTTCCTATACAGGAACAACGTTATTACAGCAGCCATGATGATCCGTGGAATATTCGATGGGTTCATTTTTATGGAAGTGTCCTCCATCCATTTTTATCGAAAAAAGGGTTTCATCGCCATTCGCTTTGGAATGTACAACATATCCAACCATTAGAAGAAGCACATGAACAGCTTCTCCTTGAAGCAGAGAAAAATAGTTTTCTGCATTTGTCCCGCTTGTCCACCCTTACCTATACTTTCTTAATGGAGTTTATTACAAATGTGATGCCACGGACTTCTGATCGAAAGCAAGAATTAGATGATCGAATTCAATCTTTGCTGCCCTTGATGCAAAGTAAAGCTTGTGAACCATTCGAATTGGATTTCTGGGCAGAACAAGCAGGTGTGAGCACTTATTATTTTTGCCGCCTTTTTAAACGGGCTACACAAATGACACCAATGGCATTTATTACATTATGCCGTCTTCAAATGAGCAAACAATGGCTACTGGACAATAAGGAAATGACGATTAAAGAAATTGCACTAAAAGCAGGCTATCCGAGTATAAGCTATTTTAATAAACGCTTTTTAGAACATGAAGGAATGACACCTACCGATTACCGGCAGCTGTATCCTTTTAAAACACAAAAGTAG
- a CDS encoding ABC transporter substrate-binding protein, with the protein MRKKKGILSGISLLLILSMSLYGCSGSEVAGEKEKVDEKSLTVLVEGGSPAFTVAKETAEEFKEKTGYEVKIESVPYTGVYDKLKAEVASQAGAFDVATIDILWFPALASGLLPLDQLITDEVENDLFPGLVEGGSYQDKVYGMPVWTNAKNLIYRKDLFEDNQNKADFKKQYGYELSPPTTWDQYRDIAKFFTRDTDNDGEIDMYGTTVFGANNGDTVASWLDHATQAGTESLVIDNESGEVLVNTKPYVESLQFLTDMVSKDKSVPPGALEIASAETSELFWSGKLAMMTAWGHFYVPSNDPKQSDVAGKVGSAPMIAGGEGIGAVPGPWYQVIPNSSKKQEIAQTYLEFIYEKNELFMEALGVAARKSVFEEYSKKEGYEHLEPLMTTLSAKQTQNRPEIKEWQQIESEALIPAVAYALSGEKTPQEALDWAAEIIKGIIPPK; encoded by the coding sequence GTGAGGAAGAAAAAAGGAATTCTTAGCGGGATATCATTATTACTTATTCTATCGATGTCTTTATATGGTTGTTCAGGTAGTGAGGTTGCAGGAGAGAAAGAGAAGGTTGATGAAAAATCTCTCACTGTACTTGTAGAGGGAGGAAGCCCTGCATTTACAGTTGCAAAAGAAACAGCTGAAGAATTCAAAGAAAAAACTGGCTACGAAGTAAAGATTGAGTCAGTTCCTTATACAGGAGTTTACGATAAATTAAAAGCGGAAGTCGCTTCACAGGCGGGGGCATTTGATGTAGCTACAATTGATATATTATGGTTTCCGGCTTTAGCCTCAGGATTGCTGCCTCTCGATCAGCTTATCACAGATGAGGTGGAAAATGATTTATTCCCAGGATTAGTAGAAGGTGGCAGCTATCAAGATAAAGTGTATGGAATGCCAGTTTGGACAAATGCAAAGAATTTGATTTATCGAAAAGATTTATTTGAAGATAATCAAAATAAGGCCGATTTTAAAAAGCAGTATGGCTATGAGTTAAGTCCTCCTACAACTTGGGATCAATATAGAGATATTGCTAAATTCTTTACACGTGATACAGATAATGATGGTGAAATCGATATGTATGGCACAACCGTTTTTGGGGCGAATAATGGGGATACAGTTGCTAGCTGGCTTGACCATGCAACACAAGCTGGAACAGAATCATTGGTCATTGACAATGAAAGTGGAGAAGTTCTTGTTAATACAAAACCATATGTTGAATCATTGCAATTTTTAACAGATATGGTAAGCAAAGATAAATCGGTTCCGCCTGGTGCACTGGAAATAGCATCTGCCGAAACGTCTGAGTTGTTCTGGAGCGGGAAGTTAGCCATGATGACGGCATGGGGCCACTTTTATGTACCATCAAATGATCCGAAGCAATCAGATGTAGCCGGAAAGGTTGGAAGTGCACCTATGATTGCCGGCGGTGAAGGGATCGGTGCTGTTCCAGGACCATGGTATCAGGTGATCCCGAACTCTTCGAAGAAACAGGAAATTGCACAGACATATTTAGAGTTTATCTATGAAAAGAATGAGTTATTTATGGAAGCATTGGGAGTAGCCGCAAGAAAGTCTGTTTTCGAAGAATATAGTAAAAAAGAGGGTTACGAGCATTTAGAACCACTTATGACAACATTAAGCGCGAAACAAACCCAAAATAGACCAGAAATTAAGGAATGGCAGCAAATAGAAAGTGAAGCACTGATTCCAGCAGTAGCATATGCTCTTTCAGGGGAAAAAACACCTCAAGAAGCACTCGACTGGGCAGCAGAAATCATTAAAGGAATTATCCCGCCAAAATAA
- a CDS encoding MFS transporter, whose translation MENMIKKQASEKLLIIMMLTVTFSSMSILLFNFVLPLISEEFQLTNSQVSWVTSAYTLIYGIGTAIYGKLADRYKLKNLLTFGLILFSFASLLGFFSTSYWLLLVARCLQAAGAATIPATATLIPIRYFPIERRGTAMGTVFVGTALGSALGPVISALVVSVVDWRWLFCIPLFLLLTLPFYLKYLGDEEGADTDLDWLGGALLALTVTQVLLGVTSNAGWFIGGIVASLLFIIRIHSAKHPFVHPELFKNKKYSSNLVLAFLITGIGYSLFFLTPLFLADVQKLPTSLIGFAMVPAAAASAILNRQGGKLTDSKGTSYLFFLASSLLIVCFFLLSTLIDSNAWFIALFLIFGNVGQSFMMIVMSKSISITLPKENAGVGMGLLMMQNFISGSIAIGIYGRAVDIEASSSWNPFLQSSMGTIYSNIFFVLAILHVVILIVYKLKRNKILKD comes from the coding sequence ATGGAAAACATGATAAAAAAGCAAGCGAGTGAAAAGTTATTAATTATTATGATGCTTACGGTCACTTTTTCGTCTATGAGTATATTACTCTTCAACTTTGTTCTTCCTCTCATAAGCGAAGAATTTCAGCTTACAAATTCTCAAGTAAGCTGGGTTACTTCGGCCTATACCCTTATATATGGGATTGGAACAGCGATTTATGGAAAATTAGCAGATCGGTATAAACTGAAAAATTTATTAACCTTTGGTTTAATTCTTTTTAGTTTCGCGTCATTACTAGGTTTCTTTTCTACATCCTATTGGCTTTTGCTAGTTGCGAGGTGTTTACAAGCAGCTGGCGCGGCGACGATTCCTGCAACTGCGACTCTTATTCCAATACGATATTTTCCTATTGAACGAAGAGGTACAGCGATGGGGACGGTGTTTGTAGGAACAGCTTTAGGTAGTGCACTTGGCCCTGTTATTTCTGCATTAGTTGTCAGTGTTGTGGATTGGCGTTGGCTTTTCTGCATCCCTCTATTCCTTCTTTTGACATTGCCGTTTTATTTGAAATATTTAGGAGATGAGGAAGGAGCCGACACGGATCTTGATTGGTTAGGCGGAGCATTATTAGCCTTAACAGTTACCCAAGTTTTATTAGGTGTAACGAGCAACGCAGGATGGTTTATCGGGGGGATTGTTGCTTCGCTTTTATTCATCATTCGAATTCACTCTGCGAAGCATCCTTTTGTTCACCCCGAGTTATTTAAGAACAAAAAATATTCATCTAATTTAGTGTTAGCGTTTTTAATAACAGGAATTGGTTATTCACTATTTTTTCTAACTCCTTTATTTCTAGCAGATGTACAAAAACTCCCTACTAGCTTGATTGGATTCGCGATGGTACCCGCTGCTGCTGCATCGGCCATATTGAATAGACAAGGTGGAAAGCTTACGGATTCGAAGGGAACATCCTATTTATTCTTTCTTGCATCAAGTTTATTAATAGTATGTTTTTTCCTGCTTTCAACTTTAATCGATTCGAATGCTTGGTTCATCGCGCTATTTCTAATCTTTGGCAATGTCGGCCAATCGTTTATGATGATTGTCATGTCTAAATCGATCTCAATAACATTGCCAAAGGAGAATGCAGGTGTTGGAATGGGTCTGCTAATGATGCAAAATTTCATTTCAGGCTCTATTGCAATCGGGATATACGGGAGGGCCGTTGATATTGAAGCAAGTAGTTCGTGGAATCCATTTCTACAGTCATCAATGGGTACTATATACAGTAACATTTTCTTTGTATTGGCTATCTTACATGTTGTTATTTTGATTGTTTACAAGTTAAAGAGGAATAAAATCCTTAAGGATTAA
- a CDS encoding Gfo/Idh/MocA family protein, translating into MKKIRWGIIGCAGIAKRSVIPGIQQSETGEVTAIASRGLEKAMQTAQQLNIPTAYGSYEELLADPTIEAVYIPLPNHLHKEWAIRAAEAGKHVLCEKPLAINADEAQEMVEAGEKAGVVFAEAFMYRYHPRYNSIRDIIKSGEIGELRGIHGTFTFNNSMDMNNVRYKQEWGGGSLYDVGVYPISAARMLLNEEPQAATVHALFSEEHDHVDMMASGILEFNRGVALTFDCGMWADFRNTLEVLGTEGRIEVPSAFVVNQDERDNFFVYTKDGRREVKVPHINQYSLQADALGRSIRNGDPLPFPATDAVLNMKVLDACLLSARERRRVEI; encoded by the coding sequence ATGAAAAAAATTCGTTGGGGTATTATTGGGTGCGCCGGTATTGCGAAGCGCTCGGTTATACCAGGAATCCAGCAATCTGAAACAGGCGAAGTCACTGCGATCGCTAGTCGCGGATTGGAAAAGGCCATGCAAACAGCTCAACAATTGAATATACCGACAGCTTATGGTAGTTATGAAGAATTACTTGCTGATCCTACTATTGAAGCCGTTTACATTCCTCTGCCTAACCATCTGCATAAAGAATGGGCTATCCGTGCAGCAGAAGCCGGCAAACATGTATTATGCGAAAAGCCATTAGCGATCAATGCAGATGAAGCACAAGAAATGGTAGAGGCTGGCGAAAAAGCTGGCGTTGTATTTGCTGAAGCATTTATGTACCGATATCATCCACGGTATAACTCAATTCGTGACATTATTAAATCGGGTGAAATTGGAGAGCTTCGCGGAATTCATGGCACATTTACCTTTAACAATTCAATGGACATGAACAATGTTCGTTATAAACAAGAATGGGGCGGTGGCTCGTTATATGATGTTGGTGTTTATCCGATTAGTGCAGCACGCATGTTGTTAAACGAAGAGCCGCAAGCAGCAACTGTACATGCTTTATTTTCTGAAGAGCACGATCATGTAGATATGATGGCCTCTGGCATTTTAGAGTTTAATCGCGGTGTAGCTTTAACCTTTGATTGCGGAATGTGGGCAGATTTCAGAAATACGCTTGAAGTTTTGGGAACAGAAGGACGAATTGAAGTTCCTAGTGCTTTTGTCGTTAATCAGGATGAACGAGATAACTTTTTTGTATATACAAAAGATGGGCGTAGAGAAGTGAAAGTCCCTCACATAAACCAATACTCATTGCAAGCAGATGCATTAGGAAGAAGCATTCGGAACGGAGATCCACTTCCTTTTCCAGCGACCGATGCCGTCCTGAATATGAAAGTTTTGGATGCATGTTTACTTTCAGCAAGAGAACGCCGTCGTGTTGAAATTTAA
- a CDS encoding carbohydrate ABC transporter permease: MKLKNGALSTMFFMPAALFMGVFLVYPILLLLKDSFFQIDLMNPAAREFVGLANYIDSLTSDRFLKALGNTVVYIIVAVGAEFIIGLILALLLSNAFKGSQIIRTVLLSPLMLAPLVSGLIWKFMLNDQFGIINWVLYKIGIISDPHQILWLSDSRFALISTIIADIWLTTPFIMLVLLAGIQGISKSLYESADIDGANKWHKFRYITVPSIIPVASVALLIRIIDAARTFDIVWVLTQGGPGFSSELLSTYMYKTLTRYGQVGQSSAMAVIFIIILLVLSSFFISKIWSPRKKNA, encoded by the coding sequence ATGAAATTAAAAAATGGTGCACTTTCTACCATGTTTTTTATGCCAGCTGCATTATTTATGGGTGTATTTTTGGTTTATCCGATACTTCTCCTCTTAAAGGATAGTTTTTTTCAGATCGATTTAATGAATCCCGCTGCAAGGGAATTTGTTGGATTAGCTAATTATATCGACTCTCTTACTTCAGACCGATTTTTAAAGGCTTTAGGGAACACCGTTGTTTATATCATTGTAGCAGTTGGAGCCGAATTTATAATTGGTCTCATTTTAGCCTTACTATTAAGCAATGCATTTAAGGGGAGTCAGATCATCAGAACCGTATTGCTTAGTCCCTTAATGTTAGCTCCATTAGTTTCAGGGTTAATATGGAAATTTATGCTTAACGATCAGTTTGGAATAATTAACTGGGTTCTTTATAAAATAGGGATTATTTCAGACCCGCATCAAATCCTTTGGTTGTCTGATTCCAGGTTTGCTCTTATTTCAACGATCATTGCTGATATATGGCTAACGACGCCTTTCATTATGTTAGTACTATTAGCTGGAATTCAGGGGATTTCAAAAAGCCTATATGAATCTGCCGATATTGATGGCGCAAATAAATGGCACAAGTTTAGGTATATTACCGTTCCTTCTATAATTCCTGTAGCTTCGGTGGCATTGTTAATTAGAATCATAGATGCTGCAAGAACATTTGATATTGTGTGGGTGTTAACACAAGGAGGACCTGGATTTTCCTCAGAGCTTTTAAGCACATATATGTATAAAACTTTAACTCGTTATGGGCAAGTAGGACAATCAAGTGCGATGGCCGTCATCTTTATTATCATCTTGTTAGTTTTAAGCTCGTTCTTTATTTCAAAAATATGGTCACCAAGGAAAAAGAATGCCTAA